A stretch of the Actinomyces qiguomingii genome encodes the following:
- a CDS encoding spermidine synthase, with product MQTCYATARLEHRDSGVLLLLNDAESSWIDLRDPTHLDFEYLQQMDAIVCALHGPKTAMHAVHLGAAGCALARAWDAARPDSTQLAVEIDAMLASKVREWFDLPRAPRLRIRVGDAAQVVGTLRTQEWDAVVRDVFADGQVPPTCMSRDFLLECRRALAPEGLYLANAVCPPRAAVAAELTHLRHLFEGVLVVGDPAVVRGRRRGNLVLMARDRALTQQEVDRVERAVRRLPLPVRAWRADDPALPRQSVTG from the coding sequence GTGCAGACCTGCTACGCCACGGCACGCCTTGAGCATAGGGACTCCGGGGTGTTGCTGCTGCTCAATGACGCCGAGTCATCCTGGATAGACCTGCGCGACCCCACGCATCTGGACTTCGAGTATCTGCAACAGATGGATGCGATCGTCTGCGCCCTACACGGACCGAAGACGGCGATGCACGCGGTGCACCTGGGAGCGGCCGGCTGCGCCCTGGCCCGGGCCTGGGACGCCGCCCGGCCCGACTCCACCCAGTTGGCGGTGGAGATAGACGCCATGCTGGCGAGCAAAGTGCGCGAGTGGTTCGATCTGCCGCGCGCACCACGATTGCGTATCCGCGTGGGTGATGCCGCACAGGTTGTGGGGACGCTGCGCACGCAGGAGTGGGACGCGGTGGTGCGCGACGTCTTCGCCGACGGTCAGGTTCCGCCCACCTGTATGAGCCGCGATTTTCTGTTGGAATGTCGACGCGCGCTGGCACCGGAGGGGCTCTACCTGGCTAATGCCGTCTGTCCGCCGCGCGCTGCGGTGGCGGCGGAACTGACGCATCTGCGCCACCTGTTCGAGGGTGTGTTGGTCGTAGGCGATCCCGCAGTTGTACGGGGCAGACGCCGCGGGAACCTGGTGCTCATGGCCCGCGATCGCGCCTTGACGCAACAGGAGGTGGACCGCGTGGAGCGAGCGGTGCGCCGCCTGCCACTGCCCGTGCGCGCATGGCGGGCCGATGATCCGGCCCTGCCGCGTCAGTCCGTCACCGGGTGA
- a CDS encoding PAC2 family protein, which produces MRPLYTVEHPEGEPVSPRVLLYHFEGAMDAGHAGSLAVEQLVMTLPHTRLATFEVDRLIDYRARRPIMTFDRNTLTEVVMPELVLDLLQDDDGEDLLLLHGSEPDYRWQEFTEAVTHLAVSMGVSQAVGISGMPMAIPHTRPTYVHVHGSQPDKLKSHTEVFGRVEFPGSMSSFLELRLGEVGIDSRGLSASIPHYIARDDFPQGAAALLRAAADNTGLALPLGDLEAAANINRAEIDAEAAQQPEVSAVVTALEAQYDAMLQQAEGMSFEGSPTLDLPSADEIGARLEAFLEANENTSGDGLQP; this is translated from the coding sequence ATGCGACCGCTATACACCGTGGAGCACCCTGAGGGGGAGCCCGTCTCGCCGCGTGTGCTCCTGTACCACTTCGAGGGGGCCATGGACGCCGGTCACGCCGGCTCTCTTGCCGTAGAACAGCTCGTCATGACCTTGCCCCATACGCGCCTGGCCACATTCGAAGTGGACCGTCTGATCGATTACCGGGCGCGACGGCCGATTATGACCTTTGACCGCAACACCCTCACCGAGGTTGTCATGCCCGAGCTGGTCCTGGATCTGTTGCAGGACGACGACGGCGAGGACCTGCTGCTCCTGCACGGTTCGGAACCCGATTACCGCTGGCAGGAGTTCACCGAGGCGGTCACTCATCTGGCGGTGTCCATGGGGGTCAGCCAGGCCGTTGGCATCTCCGGCATGCCCATGGCCATTCCACACACCCGCCCCACCTACGTGCATGTACATGGTTCGCAGCCCGATAAGCTCAAGTCGCATACCGAGGTGTTCGGCCGGGTGGAGTTCCCCGGCTCCATGAGTTCCTTCCTGGAACTGCGCCTGGGTGAGGTGGGCATCGACTCGCGCGGCCTGTCGGCCTCAATTCCGCATTACATCGCCCGTGACGACTTCCCGCAGGGGGCGGCCGCGCTACTGCGTGCGGCGGCCGACAACACGGGCCTGGCGCTGCCCCTGGGAGACCTGGAGGCGGCCGCCAATATAAATCGTGCCGAGATCGATGCCGAGGCCGCCCAGCAGCCGGAGGTCAGCGCTGTCGTAACCGCCCTGGAGGCCCAGTACGACGCCATGCTGCAACAGGCAGAGGGCATGAGCTTCGAGGGCTCCCCGACGCTCGACCTGCCTAGCGCCGATGAGATCGGTGCCCGCCTGGAGGCATTCCTGGAGGCGAACGAGAACACCTCCGGCGACGGCCTGCAGCCCTAG
- a CDS encoding HelD family protein, with translation MKRGPVSQHRPSSGSPEPIESPDRPPAAATTRDREIASEQKVVDVAYGELDRQLAAARHSLAATQARGASGTHQSRGERDAYAVHYAELISSLEGVEDRLVFGRMDMAHPAHDGSEAAFETADAVTAAGRRHYVGRIGLHDARRREVVLDWRAPLSRAFYQATASDPMGLLRRRHIDTRARRVIGLEDELINVQAAGAPAAVSSSGPEADGGRTAIDGLQGEGALIASMSAARDGRMGDIVATIQAEQDRVVTGDGRGVLVVQGGPGTGKTAVALHRVAYLFYAERERLERSGVLLVGPSRTFLRYVEQVLPSLGETGVVSTTLADLVPGVHARGGEPAEVAEIKSRWVWTDILRRAVRELQRIPTEPRDIVVQGTRLQLEPDDVREAASRARRSGKPHNLARETFVLWLLERLTDQFAAATHQDATDADTRAWIREDIRTARDARREINLCWMPTTPVGLLERLWSRPELLARLAPELRPSERRLLIRPAGSELTEADVPLIDELAELLGPSEDAEARRARLEARRRDSLVAYAAQAIESQRLGDGMVSAEMLADRVQDSRPSLTLAERARADRSWTYGHVVVDEAQELGAMAWRALARRCPVRSFTIVGDLAQYSGPSRPPSWRHVLSALGTRPRERRKAGRAGGAERPSTPLREEALTVCYRTPATIMRAAERVADGFGAPVAYPVASVRDLPDCLGVDDLSHSPAATTGGPDDTAADTAWAQALRQALIQESKALDAAVGADAGRIAVITPQVRSTAAILTEDPALAEAMRAQDGDILRSRLAVMDPHLSKGLEFDVVVLVDPATIGGTSPGDLYVAMTRPTRRLRVISRVPLPVGL, from the coding sequence ATGAAGCGAGGTCCTGTGAGCCAGCACCGTCCCTCCTCCGGATCGCCCGAGCCGATCGAGTCCCCGGACCGTCCCCCGGCTGCGGCCACCACCCGCGACCGAGAGATCGCCTCGGAGCAGAAGGTGGTTGATGTGGCCTATGGCGAACTGGACCGGCAGCTGGCGGCGGCGCGCCACTCGTTAGCGGCCACGCAGGCGCGCGGAGCCTCCGGCACGCACCAGTCGCGCGGCGAGCGGGACGCATACGCGGTTCACTACGCCGAGCTGATCTCCTCCTTGGAGGGGGTCGAGGATCGGCTGGTCTTCGGGCGCATGGACATGGCGCATCCGGCTCATGACGGTTCTGAGGCCGCCTTCGAGACGGCCGACGCGGTCACTGCGGCGGGCCGGCGCCACTACGTGGGACGTATCGGTTTGCATGACGCCCGCCGCCGCGAGGTGGTGCTCGACTGGCGTGCCCCACTGTCCCGGGCCTTCTACCAGGCCACCGCCTCCGACCCCATGGGTCTGTTACGACGCCGCCACATCGATACCCGCGCCCGACGCGTGATCGGCTTGGAGGACGAGTTGATCAACGTGCAGGCGGCGGGCGCCCCGGCAGCGGTCTCCTCTTCCGGGCCGGAGGCGGACGGCGGGCGTACGGCCATCGACGGGTTACAGGGCGAGGGCGCACTCATCGCGTCCATGTCGGCGGCGCGCGACGGCCGCATGGGAGATATCGTCGCCACCATCCAGGCCGAACAGGACCGGGTGGTGACCGGCGACGGCAGGGGCGTGCTGGTGGTGCAGGGCGGTCCCGGCACCGGCAAGACGGCAGTGGCCTTGCACCGCGTGGCCTACCTGTTCTACGCCGAACGCGAGCGCCTGGAGCGTTCCGGGGTGCTGCTGGTGGGCCCCTCACGTACCTTCCTGCGGTACGTCGAACAGGTTCTGCCCTCCCTGGGGGAGACGGGCGTGGTCTCGACGACGCTGGCGGACCTGGTGCCGGGCGTGCATGCGCGCGGCGGCGAGCCGGCCGAGGTGGCCGAGATCAAGTCCCGCTGGGTGTGGACGGACATTCTGCGCCGGGCGGTGCGCGAGTTGCAGCGCATCCCCACCGAGCCGCGGGACATCGTCGTCCAAGGAACGCGCCTGCAGTTGGAGCCGGACGACGTGCGCGAGGCTGCCTCCCGCGCCCGGCGCAGCGGCAAGCCGCACAACTTGGCGCGGGAGACCTTCGTGCTGTGGCTGTTGGAGCGCTTGACCGACCAGTTCGCCGCCGCCACCCACCAGGACGCCACCGACGCCGACACGCGCGCCTGGATCCGGGAAGACATTCGCACGGCCCGTGATGCCCGCCGGGAGATCAACCTTTGCTGGATGCCGACCACACCGGTTGGCCTGCTGGAGCGACTGTGGTCCCGACCGGAGCTGCTGGCCCGGCTCGCCCCCGAACTGCGGCCGTCCGAGCGTCGGCTGCTGATCCGGCCGGCGGGCAGTGAACTGACGGAGGCGGACGTGCCATTGATTGATGAGTTGGCGGAGCTGCTCGGTCCCAGTGAGGACGCCGAGGCTCGCCGCGCCCGTCTGGAAGCGCGGCGCCGTGACTCCCTGGTGGCCTACGCCGCGCAGGCCATCGAATCGCAGAGACTTGGCGATGGCATGGTCAGCGCGGAGATGCTGGCCGACCGCGTGCAGGACTCGAGACCATCGCTGACCCTGGCAGAGCGCGCCCGGGCCGACCGCAGTTGGACCTATGGACACGTCGTCGTCGACGAGGCGCAGGAACTGGGAGCCATGGCGTGGCGGGCGCTGGCGCGCCGCTGCCCCGTGCGCTCCTTCACCATCGTTGGGGATCTGGCCCAGTACTCGGGACCAAGCCGGCCGCCCTCGTGGCGGCATGTGCTCTCCGCCCTGGGTACGCGTCCCCGCGAGCGCCGCAAGGCCGGGCGCGCAGGCGGCGCCGAGCGACCCTCAACACCTCTGCGCGAGGAGGCGCTGACCGTCTGTTACCGCACGCCGGCAACCATTATGCGTGCCGCGGAGCGGGTGGCGGATGGGTTCGGGGCACCGGTCGCCTACCCGGTCGCCTCGGTGCGGGACCTACCCGACTGTCTGGGTGTCGATGACCTCTCCCACTCCCCCGCAGCGACTACCGGCGGACCGGACGACACCGCGGCTGACACCGCTTGGGCGCAAGCCCTGCGTCAGGCGCTGATCCAGGAGTCGAAGGCGCTGGATGCGGCGGTGGGCGCCGACGCCGGCCGCATTGCCGTGATCACCCCGCAAGTTCGGAGTACCGCAGCGATCCTCACCGAGGACCCGGCACTGGCGGAGGCCATGCGTGCGCAGGACGGCGATATTCTGCGCAGCCGTTTGGCGGTGATGGATCCGCACCTGTCCAAGGGTTTGGAGTTCGACGTGGTGGTGCTAGTGGATCCCGCAACCATCGGGGGGACCAGCCCCGGCGACCTGTATGTGGCAATGACCCGTCCGACCCGGCGTCTGCGGGTGATCTCCCGAGTTCCGTTACCCGTCGGACTTTAG
- a CDS encoding recombinase family protein, with product MSTADQSPDAQVDALRAAGCKRVFVDHASGARASRPELDAALDYLRAGDTFVVWKLDRLGRSLPHLIEVVESLGDRKIDFRSLTEAIDTTTPTGRLLFHAVSCGGGVRSV from the coding sequence GTGTCGACGGCGGATCAGAGCCCGGACGCGCAGGTCGATGCGTTACGGGCGGCGGGGTGTAAGCGGGTCTTCGTTGACCATGCGTCGGGGGCGAGGGCTTCGCGGCCTGAGCTTGACGCGGCTTTGGACTATCTGCGTGCCGGCGACACGTTCGTGGTGTGGAAGCTGGATCGGCTGGGCCGGTCCCTGCCCCACCTGATCGAGGTTGTGGAGTCGTTGGGGGATCGCAAGATCGACTTCCGTTCGTTGACGGAGGCGATTGATACGACGACACCGACGGGTAGGTTGCTGTTTCATGCTGTTTCATGTGGCGGGGGCGTTCGCTCAGTTTGA
- a CDS encoding recombinase family protein, giving the protein MLFHVAGAFAQFERDLVRERTMTGLAAARARGRVGGRPTVMTPERVREARRIREDGQTIAAIAGVLGVGRSSVSRALARAQSGT; this is encoded by the coding sequence ATGCTGTTTCATGTGGCGGGGGCGTTCGCTCAGTTTGAGCGTGATCTGGTGCGTGAGCGCACCATGACGGGGCTTGCGGCTGCTCGTGCGCGTGGTCGTGTTGGCGGTCGGCCGACCGTGATGACTCCTGAGCGGGTCCGTGAGGCGCGGCGTATACGTGAGGATGGGCAGACAATAGCGGCTATTGCCGGCGTGCTCGGTGTCGGACGGTCGAGTGTCAGCCGCGCCTTGGCCCGCGCCCAGAGCGGCACCTAA